Proteins encoded together in one Impatiens glandulifera chromosome 1, dImpGla2.1, whole genome shotgun sequence window:
- the LOC124919935 gene encoding enoyl-[acyl-carrier-protein] reductase, mitochondrial-like → MASLRLVSFKALYRSSSSLCNLTHSPSFAVRAFSAIFSPSSTAIVYTQHGPPDSVTRIIELAPVQLKENDVCVKMIAAPINPSDINRIEGVYPVRPDVPAVGGYEGVGEVHCLGSAVKGLSPGDMVIPSPPSSGTWQTYVVKDQSMWHKIDKDTPIEYAATITINPLTALRMLQDFTNLKSGDSIVQNGATSIVGQCVIQIARIQGIHSVNIIRDRAGSDVVKEKLKKLGANAVFTESELDVKNVKALLNNIPEPALGFNCVGGTAASLVLKFLRQEGTMVTYGGMSKKPITVSTSSFIFKDLSLRGFWLQKWMTSDKSMECRPMIDYLLGLTREGKLSYEMELVPFSDFSTALEKALGKHGSQPKQVMKF, encoded by the exons ATGGCTTCACTGAGGTTAGTGAGCTTCAAAGCACTATACAGGTCGTCTTCATCACTCTGCAATCTCACACATTCACCGTCCTTCGCAGTCCGTGCTTTCTCCGCCATCTTCTCGCCATCCTCCACTGCCATCGTTTATACTCAGCACGGCCCTCCAGATTCCGTCACCAG AATCATAGAACTTGCACCAGTTCAGCTCAAGGAAAATGATGTCTGCGTGAAAATGATCGCCGCTCCAATAAATCCTTCTGATATCAATAGGATAGAAG GTGTTTACCCTGTAAGGCCAGATGTTCCAGCAGTAGGAGGTTATGAAGGGGTTGGAGAGGTGCACTGTTTAGGTTCTGCAGTCAAAGGCCTTTCTCCTGGCGATATGGTCATCCCATCTCCACCTTCTTCTG GGACATGGCAAACATATGTTGTCAAAGATCAAAGCATGTGGCACAAAATTGATAAAGATACACCCATTGAATATGCTGCAACAATAACTATAAATCCCCTAACTGCATTAAGGATGCTTCAGGATTTTACCAATCTGAAATCAG GAGATTCTATTGTACAAAATGGAGCTACAAGCATTGTGGGGCAATGTGTCATTCAAATTGCTCGTATCCAAGGAATTCATAGTGTCAATATTATAAGGGACAG GGCTGGGTCTGATGTAGTTAAAGAGAAACTAAAGAAACTCGGAGCTAATGCTGTGTTCACTGAGAGTGAACTGGATGTAAAGAATGTTAAAGCTCTCTTG AATAACATACCTGAACCTGCTCTTGGATTCAACTGTGTAGGAGGTACTGCAGCTAGTTTGGTCCTTAAATTCTTGAG GCAGGAAGGCACGATGGTTACATATGGTGGAATGTCAAAGAAGCCAATAACTGTATCAACCTCATCCTTTATTTTCAAG GATCTTTCCTTGAGGGGATTCTGGTTACAGAAATGGATGACCTCCGATAAATCAATGGAGTGCAGACCAATGATAGACTACCTTCTAGGCCTAACAAGGGAGGGAAAATTGAGCTACGA GATGGAATTGGTTCCTTTCAGCGATTTCTCCACTGCATTAGAGAAGGCGCTTGGAAAACATGGAAGTCAGCCTAAGCAAGTAATGAAATTCTAA